A genomic stretch from Chitinophaga lutea includes:
- a CDS encoding efflux RND transporter periplasmic adaptor subunit, protein MTRKYFVLPLLTIVLAACGGGEGKPEEQIQKKKQEIAKLQQEVKELEKKTKGTDTVQKMKTVSIASITDTVFEHYIDIQGTVDARENVDVSPQVPGVIRSISVREGQAVSRGQVLAQLDDVVIRAGIAELQTQIDLARTLFNKQANLWNQKIGSEVQYLNAKSQVEGLERKMATMKEQLAQARIVSPINGTVDAVIAKLGDAASPGVAAFRVVNSSNLRVLANVAESFAGKVKTGDEVIITFPDINKQMRTKIGFAAKVIDPVSRTIKVEVPLKGSGDVRPNMTAQMRIVDYKASNAIVVPVKVVQYSLGKPYVITVKGEGNKLQAVRRDVELGRTYNDLAEIKSGLTAGDRIITAGFQGVNDNDPVKL, encoded by the coding sequence ATGACCAGAAAATATTTCGTACTCCCCCTTTTAACGATCGTACTGGCTGCCTGCGGCGGCGGTGAAGGTAAACCGGAAGAGCAGATACAGAAAAAGAAACAGGAGATTGCCAAACTGCAGCAGGAAGTGAAGGAGCTGGAGAAAAAAACCAAAGGCACGGATACCGTTCAGAAAATGAAAACGGTGTCCATCGCGTCCATCACGGATACCGTATTTGAACATTACATCGACATCCAGGGAACGGTGGACGCACGTGAAAACGTAGACGTGTCTCCCCAGGTGCCCGGTGTGATCAGGAGCATCAGCGTACGAGAAGGCCAGGCTGTATCAAGAGGCCAGGTGCTCGCCCAACTCGACGATGTGGTGATCCGCGCCGGCATCGCCGAACTGCAGACGCAGATCGACCTCGCCAGAACTTTATTCAACAAACAGGCGAACCTCTGGAACCAGAAAATCGGCTCCGAAGTACAATACCTGAACGCCAAAAGCCAGGTGGAAGGCCTCGAAAGAAAGATGGCGACCATGAAAGAACAACTGGCGCAAGCCCGCATCGTATCTCCCATCAATGGTACCGTGGATGCGGTGATCGCCAAACTGGGCGATGCAGCCTCCCCGGGCGTAGCCGCCTTCCGTGTAGTAAACAGCAGTAACCTCCGCGTACTCGCCAATGTGGCTGAATCTTTCGCCGGTAAAGTAAAAACGGGCGATGAAGTGATCATCACTTTCCCCGATATCAATAAACAGATGAGAACAAAAATCGGGTTTGCCGCGAAAGTGATCGACCCGGTGAGCAGGACCATCAAAGTGGAAGTGCCGCTGAAAGGATCGGGAGACGTACGCCCGAACATGACCGCACAAATGAGGATAGTGGATTATAAAGCGTCAAACGCCATCGTGGTGCCGGTAAAAGTAGTGCAATATTCGCTGGGCAAGCCTTATGTGATCACCGTAAAAGGAGAGGGCAACAAACTGCAGGCAGTGCGCCGGGATGTTGAACTGGGCCGCACCTACAACGATCTGGCTGAAATCAAATCCGGCTTAACGGCAGGAGACAGGATCATCACCGCAGGGTTCCAGGGCGTGAACGATAACGACCCGGTGAAACTGTAA
- a CDS encoding zinc dependent phospholipase C family protein — translation MHPLFRTAVPLLLVLLPYSGAKAWGFFAHERINRLAVFALPPDMLLFYKPHIEYIVQQSTAPDKRRYMIPGEGARHYLDADHYGPLAFDSLPRNWQAAVHRYSADTLERYGVLPWHLERVMRWLTAAFEAGDASRILRLSAELGHYLSDAHVPLHACSNHNGQQTGQEGIHGLWESRIPELVADAGFDYWVGATGYIKDVRSLFWQAISGSAAAADTVLRFEKQLSQRFPADRRFAYELRKGRLVHNYSTDYTKAYHKALGGMVERRMRASIQAVAACWYTAWVNAGQPSLGKLRATGISDEEHAAARRLDSLWRAGKIFGRDH, via the coding sequence ATGCATCCATTGTTTCGCACGGCAGTTCCACTGCTGCTGGTATTGTTACCTTATTCCGGGGCAAAGGCCTGGGGCTTTTTCGCTCACGAACGCATCAACCGCCTGGCGGTGTTTGCGCTGCCGCCGGACATGTTGCTCTTTTACAAGCCTCACATCGAATATATCGTTCAGCAGTCCACGGCGCCGGATAAACGACGGTATATGATACCCGGGGAGGGCGCGCGCCATTACCTGGATGCGGACCATTACGGCCCGCTGGCGTTCGACAGCCTGCCGCGCAACTGGCAGGCGGCCGTACACCGGTACAGCGCCGATACCCTGGAACGTTACGGGGTATTGCCCTGGCACCTGGAGCGGGTAATGCGCTGGCTCACGGCGGCATTCGAAGCGGGAGACGCCTCGCGCATCCTGCGGCTGTCTGCCGAGCTGGGCCATTACCTGAGCGATGCGCATGTTCCCCTCCACGCCTGCTCCAACCATAACGGGCAGCAGACGGGACAGGAAGGGATTCACGGTCTGTGGGAATCGCGCATTCCCGAACTGGTCGCCGATGCCGGGTTCGATTACTGGGTGGGCGCCACCGGCTATATCAAAGATGTGCGCAGCCTTTTCTGGCAGGCCATTTCCGGGAGCGCCGCGGCGGCCGATACGGTGCTCCGGTTCGAGAAGCAGCTCAGCCAGCGGTTCCCGGCCGACCGGCGGTTTGCATACGAGCTGCGGAAAGGCCGGCTGGTACACAATTACTCCACTGATTACACGAAAGCCTACCACAAGGCGTTAGGCGGTATGGTGGAACGGCGGATGCGCGCATCCATTCAGGCCGTAGCGGCCTGCTGGTACACGGCCTGGGTGAACGCAGGCCAACCGTCCCTGGGAAAGCTAAGGGCAACGGGCATTTCAGACGAAGAACACGCGGCGGCAAGACGGCTGGACAGCCTCTGGCGGGCGGGTAAAATATTTGGGAGGGACCACTGA
- the serC gene encoding 3-phosphoserine/phosphohydroxythreonine transaminase, with product MKVHNFNAGPSVLPNEVLYKASKALIDFDGTGMSILEIGHRTEPFIAVMEEARSLAKELMQLEDDYEILYLQGGATTQFMQVPMNLLDSGDTAAYIDTGVWSNKAIKEAKLFGYVDVIASSKETNYNHIPRQFTVPQQAKYLHITTNNTIYGTQWQSTPETDVPLIADMSSDILSRQMDFNKYALIYAGAQKNMGAAGTTMVAVRKSILGKITRKIPSILDYRLHIENASMLNTPPVFAVYISMLTLRWLKGQGGLAAIEKLNNKKAALLYDEIDHNPLFRGNVVKEDRSKMNVTFTIDKPELEEEFLKFCKKEDIVGIKGHRLSGGFRASLYNALPIESVEVMVEAMKFFSLKKA from the coding sequence ATGAAGGTGCACAATTTTAATGCAGGTCCTTCTGTATTACCAAACGAAGTACTGTACAAAGCCAGTAAAGCCCTTATTGACTTTGACGGGACAGGTATGTCTATACTGGAAATAGGACACCGCACGGAACCGTTTATCGCCGTAATGGAGGAAGCACGCAGTCTTGCCAAAGAGCTGATGCAGCTGGAGGACGACTACGAAATCCTGTACCTCCAGGGAGGGGCCACCACGCAGTTCATGCAGGTGCCCATGAACCTGCTCGACAGTGGGGATACCGCGGCATATATCGATACCGGCGTATGGTCCAATAAAGCCATTAAAGAAGCCAAGCTGTTTGGTTATGTAGATGTTATCGCCAGCTCCAAAGAAACTAACTACAATCACATCCCCAGGCAGTTTACGGTACCCCAGCAAGCCAAATACCTGCACATTACCACCAACAATACCATTTACGGTACACAGTGGCAATCCACGCCTGAAACGGATGTTCCCCTGATAGCGGACATGAGCAGCGACATTCTCAGCCGCCAGATGGATTTTAATAAATACGCCCTGATCTATGCCGGCGCACAGAAAAACATGGGCGCCGCAGGCACCACCATGGTAGCCGTGCGCAAAAGCATTCTCGGCAAGATCACCCGCAAAATACCCAGCATACTCGATTACAGGCTGCATATTGAAAATGCCTCCATGCTCAATACCCCGCCCGTATTTGCCGTATACATCTCCATGCTCACCCTGCGCTGGCTCAAAGGCCAGGGAGGCCTCGCCGCTATTGAAAAACTCAATAACAAAAAGGCTGCCCTCCTGTACGACGAGATCGACCACAACCCCCTGTTCCGCGGCAACGTCGTGAAAGAAGACCGCAGCAAAATGAACGTGACCTTCACCATCGACAAACCCGAACTGGAAGAAGAATTCCTGAAATTCTGCAAAAAAGAAGACATCGTGGGCATCAAAGGCCACCGCTTGTCCGGCGGCTTCCGCGCATCCCTGTACAATGCACTGCCCATCGAAAGTGTGGAAGTAATGGTGGAAGCCATGAAATTCTTCTCACTGAAAAAGGCTTAG
- a CDS encoding efflux RND transporter permease subunit: MKDLEKEFKPTSWAIDNKVSIYVATLIICVMGILKYNAMPKEQFPEVVFPQFYISTINDGTSPEDMETLVTKPLEKELKSIPGVKKIKSTSIQDFSAIIIEFNPDQDMEEARMEVREKVDDAKKDLPNNLTEEPQITKIDVSQIPIMNVNMSGDFDLQTLKKYADEMQDRIEALNEITRVDIVGALDREIHIDLDKYKMDAARISFEDVMGAVSSENKTTSAGLVTVDGQKRSLSVKGEYKDPLKLRDLIIRGSSGAVVYLRDIADVKDSHKEQESYARLNGKSVITLNVIKQSGENLINASDKIFKIVEDMKANYLPKGLDVTITADQSESTRVTLHDLINTIIIGFILVTVVLMFFMGAVNAIFVALSVPISMFIAFTILPAFGFTLNMMVLFSFLLALGIVVDDAIVVIENVHRIFYERKDLGIKKAAKIAAGEVFLPVFSGTMTVLAPFFPLLFWPGIIGSFMFFLPVTLIVTLTASLVVAYLINPVFAVDFMDRHEGENHPKPKFDKKFAILTGVFVFIALLGYMGGSVGTGNLVLFIYLMIALERFWLGGVARKFQTNFWPRVQNSYRRILSWCILGWRPVYILIGTFGLLVFSIVLTAIRNPKVVFFPTSDPNFIFAYIELPIGTDQKYTDSITHMIEDRITKVVGGTKNPLVKSIISNVAVGAGDPSQMDLSTASNKGKVTVAFVEFAKRNGQSTVEYLDKIREAVKGVPGADIVVEQEQGGPPTGKPINIEISGDDFELLAGTSDRLKRYLDSLQIGGVEELKSDFQANKPEIVLNIDRERANREGISTTQISNSLRAALFGLEVSKFRDPDDDYPIMIRLQEDQKNNINTLMNLNLTYRDMNMGGQIRQVPLSAVADIHYSNTYAGIKHIDEKRVVTLYSNVLTGFNANEVVMAINAAVLEFSPPDGITVKMTGEQEDQMETMNFLLMAMLGAVGLIFMIMVTQFNSVGRSFVIFLEILFSIIGVFLGFAIFGMDISIVMTGVGIMALAGIVARNGIVLVEFTDLLVMQGVPMNEAVVEAGRTRMTPVLLTAIAAILGLIPLAVGLNIDFWKMFDELNPHLFFGGDNVAFWGPLAWTMVFGLIFATFLTLVLVPVMYYMNKRCIDVLDYYGWPRGLKYVPFLVLIVKLFTKKEVIRKLHDPNYISPRPYNFFNGQAHGEDKEQAKSAKGVVMH, from the coding sequence ATGAAGGACTTAGAAAAAGAGTTTAAACCCACCAGTTGGGCAATTGATAACAAGGTCAGCATCTATGTGGCCACGCTTATCATTTGCGTGATGGGTATCCTGAAATATAACGCCATGCCGAAGGAACAGTTTCCCGAGGTGGTATTCCCGCAGTTCTATATCAGTACGATCAACGACGGTACGTCGCCGGAGGATATGGAAACGCTGGTGACGAAGCCCCTTGAAAAGGAACTGAAATCCATTCCAGGCGTAAAGAAAATCAAAAGCACGTCCATTCAGGACTTCTCTGCGATCATTATCGAATTCAACCCCGATCAGGATATGGAGGAGGCGAGAATGGAGGTGCGTGAAAAAGTGGATGATGCAAAAAAAGACCTGCCCAATAACCTGACGGAAGAGCCGCAGATCACCAAGATCGACGTTTCGCAGATTCCGATCATGAACGTGAACATGAGCGGCGATTTCGACCTGCAGACGCTGAAGAAGTATGCGGACGAAATGCAGGACCGGATCGAAGCCCTCAACGAGATCACCCGCGTGGACATTGTGGGCGCGCTGGACAGGGAAATTCATATCGACCTGGACAAATACAAAATGGACGCTGCCCGCATCAGCTTTGAAGACGTGATGGGAGCGGTATCCAGCGAAAATAAAACCACTTCGGCGGGCCTCGTGACCGTGGACGGTCAGAAAAGATCGCTCAGCGTAAAAGGCGAATATAAAGACCCCCTCAAGCTGAGAGACCTCATCATCCGCGGCAGTTCCGGCGCGGTGGTGTATCTCCGTGATATCGCCGATGTGAAAGACAGTCATAAGGAACAGGAAAGTTACGCCCGCCTGAACGGCAAGAGCGTAATCACCCTGAACGTGATCAAACAAAGCGGGGAGAACCTCATCAATGCTTCCGACAAGATCTTTAAGATCGTGGAAGACATGAAGGCGAACTACCTGCCCAAGGGGCTGGACGTGACCATCACGGCCGACCAGTCCGAGTCGACCCGCGTAACCCTGCACGACCTGATCAATACCATCATCATCGGGTTCATCCTGGTGACCGTGGTGCTCATGTTCTTCATGGGTGCGGTGAACGCCATCTTCGTGGCGCTGTCTGTGCCCATCTCCATGTTCATCGCCTTTACCATCCTGCCCGCCTTCGGCTTTACGCTGAACATGATGGTGCTCTTCTCGTTCCTGCTGGCGTTGGGGATTGTGGTGGACGATGCGATCGTGGTGATCGAGAACGTGCACCGTATCTTCTATGAACGGAAAGACCTCGGTATCAAGAAAGCCGCGAAGATAGCGGCCGGGGAAGTGTTCCTGCCGGTATTCTCCGGCACCATGACCGTACTGGCGCCGTTCTTCCCGCTGCTCTTCTGGCCGGGCATTATCGGTAGTTTCATGTTCTTCCTGCCCGTAACGCTGATCGTTACGCTGACGGCTTCACTGGTGGTGGCTTATCTCATCAACCCCGTGTTTGCCGTGGATTTTATGGACCGTCACGAGGGCGAGAACCACCCCAAACCGAAGTTCGACAAGAAATTTGCGATACTCACCGGCGTGTTCGTGTTCATCGCCCTGCTGGGTTACATGGGCGGCAGTGTGGGAACCGGCAACCTGGTGCTGTTCATCTACCTGATGATCGCGCTCGAAAGATTCTGGCTCGGCGGCGTGGCGCGGAAATTCCAGACCAACTTCTGGCCGCGCGTACAGAACAGCTACAGACGCATATTGAGCTGGTGTATCCTGGGCTGGAGGCCCGTGTACATCCTGATTGGTACTTTCGGGCTGCTGGTGTTCAGTATTGTATTGACCGCCATCCGGAACCCCAAAGTGGTGTTCTTCCCCACTTCCGATCCGAACTTTATTTTCGCTTATATCGAACTGCCCATCGGTACGGACCAGAAATATACCGACTCCATTACCCATATGATCGAAGACAGGATCACCAAAGTAGTGGGCGGCACTAAGAACCCGCTGGTGAAATCCATTATTTCCAACGTGGCGGTAGGCGCCGGCGACCCCTCGCAGATGGACCTCAGTACGGCTTCCAACAAGGGTAAGGTAACCGTGGCCTTTGTGGAGTTCGCCAAACGTAATGGTCAGTCTACCGTAGAGTACCTAGACAAAATCCGCGAGGCCGTAAAAGGCGTGCCCGGCGCGGACATTGTGGTGGAACAGGAACAGGGCGGCCCGCCGACGGGCAAACCCATCAACATCGAAATTTCCGGTGATGATTTTGAACTGCTGGCCGGCACCTCGGACCGCCTGAAGCGCTACCTGGACAGCTTGCAGATCGGCGGTGTGGAAGAGCTGAAAAGCGACTTCCAGGCCAATAAACCGGAGATTGTGCTGAATATAGACAGGGAGCGGGCTAACCGCGAAGGGATCTCCACTACGCAGATTTCCAACTCGCTCCGTGCGGCGCTCTTCGGTCTCGAGGTATCCAAGTTCCGTGATCCGGACGACGATTACCCGATCATGATCCGCCTGCAGGAAGACCAGAAAAACAACATCAACACCCTGATGAACCTGAACCTGACCTACCGCGATATGAACATGGGCGGCCAGATCAGACAGGTGCCGCTGAGTGCTGTGGCAGACATTCACTATTCCAACACATACGCGGGCATCAAACACATCGACGAAAAACGCGTGGTGACCCTGTACTCTAATGTACTGACGGGTTTCAACGCCAACGAAGTGGTGATGGCCATCAATGCGGCAGTGCTCGAATTCTCACCGCCGGACGGTATCACCGTTAAAATGACCGGTGAACAGGAAGACCAGATGGAAACCATGAACTTCCTGCTCATGGCGATGCTGGGCGCGGTAGGCCTCATCTTCATGATCATGGTGACGCAGTTTAACTCCGTTGGCCGTTCATTCGTGATCTTCCTCGAAATCCTGTTCAGCATCATCGGTGTGTTCCTTGGTTTCGCCATCTTCGGTATGGACATCTCCATCGTAATGACCGGCGTGGGCATCATGGCCCTTGCAGGTATCGTGGCCAGGAACGGTATCGTACTGGTGGAATTCACCGACCTGCTGGTGATGCAGGGTGTGCCGATGAACGAAGCAGTGGTGGAAGCCGGCAGAACGCGTATGACGCCCGTACTGCTCACCGCCATCGCCGCCATCCTCGGCCTGATTCCGCTGGCCGTGGGCCTCAATATCGACTTCTGGAAGATGTTCGACGAACTGAATCCGCACCTCTTCTTCGGCGGCGACAACGTGGCCTTCTGGGGACCGCTGGCCTGGACGATGGTGTTCGGCCTCATCTTCGCCACCTTCCTCACGCTGGTGCTGGTGCCCGTGATGTATTACATGAACAAACGCTGCATCGACGTGCTGGACTACTATGGCTGGCCGCGCGGTCTCAAATATGTACCGTTCCTCGTGCTGATCGTGAAACTCTTTACGAAAAAAGAAGTCATCCGGAAACTGCACGACCCGAATTATATTTCTCCCCGCCCTTATAACTTCTTCAACGGCCAGGCCCATGGAGAAGATAAAGAGCAGGCTAAATCCGCCAAAGGAGTAGTAATGCATTAA
- a CDS encoding SGNH/GDSL hydrolase family protein, producing MRYLLLLLFPFTCAFGQNKDNARYTDARSLMIIGKGVPTNPVYVRLDTTQTKPFPQSVRYLSTHSAGIAVLFETNSPYVRAKWGLRGKKYYANMTPIVHSGLDLYAHNNGKWQWVAVGRPLDKDTINTQALVENMDNSTKQFMLYLPTYNELTSLEIGVAPEATLAAPARPAIDTNRRVVIYGSSILQGASASRAGMTYPGIISRRTGWEVINLGFSGAGKMEFPVAELLATMKASCFVLDCIPNPSPAEIKERAYPFIKHLLTKRPEVPVLLVESRIHETGYFDSRIGAVTTEKNNLIKEVYTRLKQEGFKQLYYLPATNLTGHDHEGTIDGSHLTDLGFMRQADEVQPLLEKLMKKSGAGR from the coding sequence ATGCGATATTTACTGCTTTTATTATTCCCGTTTACCTGCGCCTTTGGCCAGAACAAAGACAATGCCCGCTACACGGATGCCCGCTCCCTGATGATCATCGGTAAGGGCGTACCTACCAATCCCGTTTATGTGCGGCTCGACACCACGCAGACCAAACCTTTCCCGCAATCCGTACGGTACCTCAGCACCCACAGCGCCGGTATCGCCGTGCTGTTCGAGACGAATTCGCCGTACGTACGCGCCAAATGGGGGCTGCGTGGTAAAAAGTATTATGCCAACATGACCCCGATCGTGCACAGCGGCCTTGATCTGTATGCCCACAACAACGGGAAGTGGCAGTGGGTGGCCGTAGGGCGGCCGCTCGATAAGGATACCATCAATACCCAGGCGCTGGTGGAAAATATGGATAACAGCACCAAACAGTTCATGCTGTACCTGCCGACCTATAATGAACTGACATCACTCGAAATCGGCGTTGCGCCGGAGGCGACACTGGCGGCCCCTGCGCGTCCGGCCATCGATACCAACCGGCGCGTGGTGATTTACGGGTCCAGCATCCTGCAGGGCGCGTCTGCCAGTCGTGCGGGTATGACCTACCCCGGCATCATCAGCAGGCGCACTGGCTGGGAGGTGATCAACCTCGGTTTCAGTGGCGCCGGTAAGATGGAATTCCCGGTTGCCGAGCTGCTGGCTACGATGAAAGCATCCTGTTTTGTGCTGGATTGCATTCCCAATCCTTCGCCCGCAGAAATAAAAGAAAGAGCTTATCCTTTCATCAAACACCTGCTCACCAAACGGCCCGAAGTGCCCGTCCTGCTGGTAGAGAGCCGTATCCACGAAACCGGGTATTTCGACAGCCGGATTGGCGCAGTCACCACGGAGAAAAACAACCTCATCAAGGAAGTGTACACCCGGCTGAAGCAGGAAGGTTTCAAACAGTTGTATTACCTGCCCGCCACCAACCTCACCGGTCACGATCATGAGGGCACCATCGACGGGTCGCACCTGACCGACCTGGGCTTTATGCGGCAGGCCGATGAGGTGCAGCCGCTGCTGGAGAAACTGATGAAAAAATCCGGTGCGGGCAGATAG
- a CDS encoding DUF502 domain-containing protein, whose amino-acid sequence MSPKLRFRVLLSRLLRYFFQGLLILAPIGITAFTLYWGFITIDNLLPRDLLPVDHPMNFLKYKGVGFAIVLILIVFVGYLSSSFIVGRLIDMFDHILERTPFIKYIYSSVKDVFDAFVGEKKKFDHPVLVNVYGEDVWEMGFITQENVRSLGLEGYMAVYVPHAYAITGKVFIVRQEKVRALDNISAGEAMKFAVSGGVTHITESHAPQPAK is encoded by the coding sequence ATGTCTCCAAAACTGAGGTTCCGGGTATTGTTATCGCGCCTGCTGCGCTATTTTTTCCAGGGGTTGCTCATCCTGGCGCCGATTGGCATCACGGCCTTCACGTTGTACTGGGGGTTTATCACGATAGACAACCTGCTGCCCCGGGATTTGCTGCCGGTGGACCACCCGATGAACTTCCTGAAGTACAAGGGCGTAGGGTTTGCTATTGTATTGATACTCATAGTGTTTGTGGGTTACCTGAGCTCTTCGTTCATTGTGGGGCGGCTGATCGACATGTTTGACCATATCCTGGAGCGCACCCCTTTTATTAAATATATCTACTCTTCCGTGAAAGACGTGTTCGACGCTTTTGTGGGGGAAAAGAAGAAGTTCGACCATCCGGTGCTGGTGAATGTGTATGGGGAAGACGTGTGGGAGATGGGTTTCATCACGCAGGAAAATGTAAGGAGTTTGGGGCTGGAAGGATATATGGCGGTGTACGTCCCGCACGCCTACGCCATTACGGGGAAGGTTTTTATCGTACGGCAGGAGAAGGTGCGGGCTTTGGACAATATATCGGCCGGGGAAGCGATGAAGTTCGCGGTGAGCGGCGGGGTGACCCACATCACGGAAAGCCATGCCCCCCAACCGGCGAAATAA
- a CDS encoding TetR/AcrR family transcriptional regulator: MEVQERILDTAFNLFRQYGTRSITMDDIALKMGISKKTLYAHFADKSDLVVNVMSRHLKLMQDECNESRIKSKDAIEELFMVMKMLENKLRNMNPVAMMDLQKFHAKAFQLFENHRTVFMLETIRENLERGIREGLYRDDLDLEILSHFRAASAMFCFQPELFPMNGYDMSRVQRVLLEHFVYGVASPKGYSEIEKYKTKDYSK, translated from the coding sequence ATGGAAGTACAAGAACGAATATTGGATACGGCGTTCAACCTGTTCCGGCAATACGGCACTCGCTCCATTACGATGGACGATATCGCCCTTAAAATGGGGATTTCCAAAAAGACCCTGTATGCCCACTTTGCCGATAAAAGCGACCTGGTAGTGAACGTGATGAGCCGGCATCTGAAACTGATGCAGGACGAGTGCAATGAAAGCCGCATCAAGAGCAAAGACGCGATTGAAGAACTGTTCATGGTGATGAAAATGCTGGAGAACAAGCTGCGGAACATGAACCCCGTGGCCATGATGGACCTCCAGAAGTTCCACGCCAAGGCATTCCAGCTGTTTGAAAACCACCGGACCGTGTTTATGCTGGAGACCATCCGTGAAAACCTGGAACGCGGCATACGGGAAGGGCTCTACCGCGACGACCTGGACCTGGAGATTCTCAGCCACTTCCGCGCCGCATCGGCCATGTTCTGCTTCCAGCCCGAGCTGTTCCCGATGAACGGCTACGATATGAGCCGGGTGCAGCGGGTACTGCTGGAGCACTTCGTTTACGGGGTGGCCAGTCCCAAAGGGTACAGTGAAATCGAAAAATACAAGACCAAGGATTATTCGAAATAA
- a CDS encoding TolC family protein, whose amino-acid sequence MQFKWKLVALTGLMLQLLTYANAQQPAVSSETLRFSVTDAVEYAKKNQYAVKTAQLAELQQIAKNKEVSGLALPQVSAAGLYQDNPIIQKQLIDASNFDPNVPKGTLVPFAFGLKYNASGDVNVNQTLFDPSVLVALQARETLELLARQGVAKSEIDVKAEVYKAYYNVVASDKALAILNENIARTRKTLDETREIYKNGLVEKLDVDRLVVQLNNALAEQVRIQNLRQVGLAMLKYRIGLPIKQPLELTDTLSNEALKADIQDAGQFNYTNRIEYQLMQSQKRANEYNLKRYRLAALPSLNAFGKVGASRQTNSFDFFQSQMWYGYVSWGLNLQVPIFSGMQRRRQVDQAMLVVKQSELDIEDLKNNIDLDQINSTTTLRNNIKTLENMEENMALAKDVYETTMIKYREGVGSSLEVITAESQLLTAQNNYFNALYNVIVSRVDYMKAYGKL is encoded by the coding sequence ATGCAGTTTAAATGGAAGCTCGTCGCCCTCACGGGGTTGATGTTGCAATTATTAACCTACGCTAATGCCCAGCAGCCCGCCGTTTCTTCGGAAACGCTCCGGTTTTCGGTAACCGACGCGGTGGAGTATGCCAAGAAAAACCAATATGCCGTGAAAACGGCACAGCTGGCTGAGTTGCAGCAGATCGCAAAGAATAAGGAGGTGAGTGGTCTCGCCCTTCCGCAGGTTTCCGCGGCGGGCCTGTACCAGGATAACCCCATCATTCAAAAGCAGTTGATCGACGCCTCCAACTTTGACCCTAACGTGCCCAAGGGTACGCTCGTTCCTTTCGCTTTCGGGCTGAAATACAATGCGTCCGGAGATGTGAATGTGAACCAGACCCTCTTCGACCCCAGCGTTCTGGTGGCCCTTCAGGCCCGCGAAACGCTGGAGCTGCTGGCCCGGCAGGGAGTAGCTAAATCGGAGATCGATGTAAAGGCGGAAGTGTACAAGGCATACTACAATGTAGTGGCTTCGGACAAGGCGCTGGCCATCCTGAACGAAAACATCGCCCGCACGCGCAAAACACTGGACGAAACAAGGGAGATCTATAAAAACGGGCTGGTGGAAAAACTGGATGTGGACCGCCTGGTGGTGCAGCTTAACAACGCGCTGGCCGAGCAGGTGCGTATCCAGAACCTGCGCCAGGTAGGGCTCGCGATGCTCAAATATCGCATCGGCCTGCCTATCAAACAGCCGCTGGAACTGACTGACACCCTCAGCAACGAAGCGCTGAAGGCGGATATCCAGGACGCGGGCCAGTTCAACTACACCAACCGTATCGAATACCAGCTGATGCAATCGCAGAAACGGGCCAATGAATATAACCTGAAACGCTATCGCCTCGCCGCACTGCCGAGCCTCAACGCCTTCGGCAAAGTGGGCGCGTCACGGCAGACTAACTCATTCGACTTTTTCCAGTCGCAAATGTGGTATGGCTACGTGTCATGGGGGCTTAACCTCCAGGTGCCCATCTTCTCCGGCATGCAGCGCAGGAGACAGGTAGACCAGGCCATGCTCGTGGTGAAACAGTCGGAACTGGATATAGAAGACCTCAAAAACAACATAGATCTCGATCAGATCAATTCCACCACTACCCTGCGCAACAATATCAAAACGCTCGAGAACATGGAAGAGAACATGGCCCTGGCCAAAGATGTGTATGAAACAACCATGATCAAATACCGCGAAGGGGTGGGCTCCAGCCTTGAAGTGATCACTGCCGAATCCCAGTTGCTCACGGCCCAGAATAACTACTTCAACGCGTTGTACAACGTCATCGTTTCACGCGTAGATTACATGAAAGCATATGGCAAACTCTAA